In a single window of the Propionispora vibrioides genome:
- a CDS encoding helix-turn-helix domain-containing protein, translating to MSDLKDTIAECIAYIEHNLHNKLSLDDIAAHSRISKYHLHRMFKSLTGESLMEYVQTRKLSSSIDELTNTNMRIIDIALEYGFDYEQSYIRAFRKRFGHTPLKVRSEQMSIPIKERLNMNDILSLDNSIIYKPSFIFRQKFFLVGMEHKIMSKSGDKVANAYGRDFFYHHQQQVTNPINPHVYFGYTDWKDSENGYIFYMPSVQVQDLDHIPEGMMGIAIPAHKYVVFRFVGFFRPDEINGRQVGRLLVHMYSKWIIKSGFTFADKFRFEYIDSSLAKDDYCELDIYQPIVDANKM from the coding sequence ATGAGTGATTTAAAAGACACGATAGCAGAATGCATAGCCTATATTGAGCATAACCTGCATAATAAGCTTTCCCTGGATGACATTGCCGCTCACAGCAGGATATCAAAATATCATTTGCACCGGATGTTCAAATCACTGACGGGAGAGTCGCTGATGGAATATGTCCAAACGCGGAAACTTTCCTCCAGTATCGATGAACTTACCAATACCAATATGAGAATTATCGATATCGCTTTGGAGTACGGCTTTGATTATGAACAGTCGTATATCAGAGCCTTTCGCAAGAGATTTGGCCATACGCCTTTGAAAGTACGGTCGGAACAAATGTCCATCCCCATTAAGGAAAGGCTCAACATGAATGACATCCTGTCGCTGGATAATTCCATTATTTATAAGCCGTCATTTATTTTTAGGCAAAAGTTTTTCCTTGTCGGCATGGAACATAAAATTATGAGTAAATCGGGAGACAAGGTTGCTAACGCGTATGGAAGGGATTTTTTCTATCATCATCAACAGCAAGTAACAAATCCGATAAATCCTCATGTATACTTTGGCTACACCGACTGGAAGGACAGCGAGAATGGATATATTTTTTATATGCCTTCCGTGCAGGTGCAGGATCTAGATCATATTCCGGAAGGAATGATGGGTATCGCTATTCCGGCGCACAAGTATGTCGTCTTTCGTTTTGTTGGTTTTTTCCGCCCCGATGAAATCAACGGCCGGCAGGTTGGCCGGCTGCTGGTCCACATGTATTCCAAATGGATTATAAAATCCGGCTTTACTTTTGCCGATAAGTTCCGGTTTGAATATATCGATTCCAGTTTAGCTAAAGATGATTACTGTGAATTGGACATTTATCAACCCATCGTGGACGCCAATAAAATGTAG
- the fabF gene encoding beta-ketoacyl-ACP synthase II, whose protein sequence is MNKRVVITGAGAITSLGQGATALWQAVKKGVSGISRIERIDVADLPTKVAAEIKEFDPEQFMDKKAAKRMDRFSQYAMAATHMALEHSRLSAGNLDSIRTGLIMGSGIGGLETLENQHRALLERGADRVSPFLVPMMLPNMAAGMIAIQFGIKGFVECVATACATSTNAIGDAYKAIQRNAADVMIAGGTEAPITRLAMAGFCANKAMTTNPDPNSACRPFDSKRDGFVMGEGAGVVVLEELNHALNRGADIIAEIVGYDCTNDAYHMTATPPDGEGAARCMKLALTDAGLRPSDIQYINAHGTSTGLNDKTETAAIKAVFGEHAYQLAVSSTKSMTGHLLGATGAIETMLTAYALKEGFLPPTINYVNPDEDCDLNYVPNLGKQADITHAMTNSFGFGGHNAVLVLKHYQ, encoded by the coding sequence ATGAATAAAAGGGTAGTTATTACAGGAGCAGGCGCCATAACTTCTTTGGGACAGGGTGCAACGGCCCTGTGGCAAGCGGTTAAAAAAGGTGTATCAGGAATAAGCCGGATCGAAAGGATTGATGTGGCCGATTTACCGACTAAGGTGGCTGCGGAAATAAAAGAGTTTGATCCGGAGCAGTTTATGGATAAAAAGGCAGCTAAACGAATGGATCGCTTTTCTCAGTATGCCATGGCGGCAACGCATATGGCGCTGGAACATTCGCGACTAAGCGCCGGCAACCTCGATTCCATAAGGACCGGCCTGATTATGGGTTCCGGGATCGGCGGCTTGGAAACGCTGGAGAATCAGCACCGGGCGCTATTGGAACGGGGCGCAGACCGGGTCAGCCCGTTTTTGGTGCCGATGATGCTGCCCAATATGGCCGCCGGAATGATTGCCATTCAGTTTGGCATTAAAGGGTTTGTCGAGTGCGTTGCTACGGCCTGTGCAACATCGACCAACGCAATTGGCGATGCTTATAAAGCAATTCAGAGAAATGCTGCCGATGTTATGATTGCGGGAGGAACGGAAGCACCCATTACCCGGCTGGCGATGGCAGGCTTTTGTGCCAATAAGGCGATGACCACAAACCCTGATCCTAACAGTGCCTGCAGGCCCTTTGATTCGAAGCGGGATGGATTTGTGATGGGAGAAGGTGCCGGAGTGGTCGTTCTCGAAGAACTTAACCATGCCTTGAACCGGGGCGCAGACATTATTGCCGAAATCGTGGGCTATGACTGCACAAACGACGCTTATCATATGACTGCAACTCCTCCCGATGGAGAAGGTGCCGCCCGGTGTATGAAACTGGCCTTAACCGATGCAGGGCTTAGGCCAAGCGATATTCAATATATTAACGCTCATGGAACCTCCACCGGATTGAACGACAAGACCGAGACTGCCGCGATAAAAGCTGTATTTGGGGAGCATGCCTATCAATTAGCCGTGAGCTCCACAAAATCGATGACCGGCCATTTATTGGGCGCCACCGGCGCTATTGAAACGATGCTTACTGCCTATGCGTTAAAGGAAGGCTTTTTACCGCCGACGATCAACTATGTCAACCCGGATGAGGATTGCGACTTGAATTATGTACCCAATCTTGGCAAGCAGGCTGATATTACTCATGCCATGACCAATTCTTTTGGTTTCGGCGGGCACAATGCGGTATTGGTTCTAAAACATTACCAATAG
- a CDS encoding CatB-related O-acetyltransferase — MTQRPDPNKLFPREGNTNMCYIKNAIHNPDILIGDFTFYHDSVDPLLFEKQNVLYHYPVVNHDKLIIGKYCSIAHGTKFIFTAAHHTLHSLSTYPFELFDDWSHAGFVTEAWDNKGDIVIGNDVWIGYEAFIMSGVHIGDGAIIGARAVVTKDVPPYTVVGGVPAKPIRKRYDDAVIEVLLQAKWWDWDPQVVSDNVRALKDLDLAKIKEIAKLS; from the coding sequence ATGACTCAGCGGCCTGACCCCAACAAGCTGTTCCCGCGGGAAGGCAACACCAATATGTGTTATATCAAAAATGCCATCCATAATCCGGATATTCTCATCGGCGATTTTACGTTCTATCATGATTCAGTGGATCCTCTGTTATTTGAGAAACAGAATGTTCTTTATCACTATCCTGTCGTCAATCACGACAAGCTGATTATCGGCAAGTATTGTTCCATCGCTCATGGCACAAAATTCATCTTTACTGCCGCCCATCACACACTGCATTCGTTATCGACCTATCCGTTCGAGCTGTTTGACGACTGGAGCCACGCCGGCTTCGTCACCGAAGCCTGGGATAATAAAGGCGATATTGTCATCGGCAACGACGTATGGATCGGCTATGAGGCTTTCATCATGTCCGGCGTTCATATCGGCGACGGAGCCATCATTGGCGCCCGGGCAGTGGTAACCAAGGATGTTCCTCCTTATACCGTGGTCGGCGGCGTACCGGCCAAACCAATCCGGAAACGCTATGACGATGCGGTGATCGAAGTATTGCTGCAGGCCAAATGGTGGGACTGGGACCCGCAAGTCGTCTCGGACAATGTACGGGCCCTTAAAGACCTGGATCTTGCTAAGATTAAAGAAATTGCCAAACTATCCTAA
- a CDS encoding methyl-accepting chemotaxis protein, with product MKLAGKMLVYFMFVVAIGAIGFGFVLYNVNVAGSLLDKVKQEDMPRLIQTAEVSREIENKFASLRGFLISGDKVSLDNYLRVTAEAKKSEQELLAVARTEEGKKILSELMALDEKYSQIAETVVIPYKQAGKEAAALQVMNGELTDVGRQLRNKAKEYVDFRRAQIQDSMERSVTAADNSEMASIIAGLLSILVGGAIGLFAARSISRPVNQLAVVAQQVAGGDLTQQAKVESRDEIGQLATSFNTMVAQLKALIRQINLNTEQLAASSEELTASAQQSAQAAEQVAVSITQVANGASEQMAASDETSAVVQQMAAGVEEMAASANQVAAQSAQAADKAQSGGVAVDQAVSQMTRIENAVNTSATVITKLGEQSQEIGQIVDTIAGIAGQTNLLALNAAIEAARAGEQGRGFAVVAEEVRKLAEQSQEAAKKIAGLIGAIQEDTEQAVVAMAEGTQEVKTGAAVVDAAGDTFRDIAELVLQVSGQVRDISAAIQQTASGSQHIVGSVKRIDELSKQSAEEAQSVSAATEEQLASMEEIASSSEALAKLAQDLKTAVASFRI from the coding sequence ATGAAACTGGCAGGGAAAATGCTTGTGTATTTTATGTTTGTTGTGGCAATTGGTGCAATCGGTTTCGGTTTTGTACTGTACAATGTCAACGTGGCCGGAAGTTTGCTGGATAAGGTTAAACAGGAGGACATGCCGCGTTTGATTCAAACGGCAGAGGTTTCCAGGGAGATTGAAAATAAATTTGCTTCTCTGCGTGGATTCCTGATTTCCGGCGATAAAGTTTCGCTGGATAACTATCTTCGGGTGACCGCCGAAGCGAAAAAGAGTGAACAGGAATTGTTGGCAGTAGCACGTACGGAAGAAGGTAAAAAGATACTCAGTGAATTAATGGCCTTAGATGAAAAATATTCACAGATAGCTGAAACCGTTGTCATTCCCTATAAGCAAGCCGGTAAAGAAGCAGCGGCCCTTCAGGTGATGAATGGCGAACTTACCGATGTGGGCCGGCAGTTGCGCAATAAGGCGAAAGAGTATGTGGATTTCCGGCGGGCACAAATCCAGGACTCTATGGAGCGGTCGGTGACAGCTGCCGATAACAGTGAAATGGCTTCGATTATTGCCGGGCTATTAAGCATTCTGGTTGGCGGCGCTATTGGTTTGTTTGCGGCCCGCAGCATTTCCCGTCCGGTTAACCAACTGGCGGTTGTGGCGCAGCAAGTGGCCGGTGGTGATCTAACACAGCAGGCGAAAGTGGAAAGCCGGGATGAAATCGGTCAGTTGGCAACCTCGTTTAACACGATGGTAGCCCAGCTTAAGGCGCTGATCCGGCAAATTAATCTGAATACGGAACAACTGGCGGCCTCGTCGGAAGAATTAACCGCCAGTGCACAGCAGTCTGCCCAGGCCGCTGAGCAGGTAGCTGTTTCGATTACCCAGGTAGCCAATGGTGCTAGTGAACAGATGGCGGCTTCCGATGAGACTTCTGCAGTTGTCCAGCAAATGGCGGCAGGCGTGGAAGAGATGGCGGCCAGTGCCAATCAGGTTGCCGCTCAGTCGGCTCAGGCGGCAGATAAGGCGCAATCAGGCGGGGTGGCTGTGGACCAGGCGGTTAGTCAAATGACCCGGATTGAAAATGCGGTTAACACCTCGGCCACGGTAATTACCAAGTTAGGAGAACAGTCCCAGGAAATTGGCCAAATCGTTGATACCATTGCCGGCATTGCCGGGCAGACCAATCTCTTGGCGTTGAACGCCGCGATTGAAGCGGCCCGGGCCGGTGAGCAGGGGCGAGGCTTTGCCGTGGTGGCGGAGGAGGTAAGAAAGCTTGCCGAACAGTCGCAAGAGGCGGCTAAAAAGATCGCCGGTTTGATTGGAGCCATTCAAGAAGATACGGAGCAGGCAGTTGTTGCTATGGCCGAAGGAACACAGGAGGTGAAGACCGGGGCAGCCGTGGTCGACGCCGCCGGTGATACCTTCCGGGATATTGCGGAACTGGTATTACAAGTCTCCGGTCAAGTTAGGGATATTTCGGCAGCCATTCAGCAAACAGCGTCTGGCAGCCAGCATATAGTTGGATCTGTCAAGCGAATTGATGAACTTAGTAAACAATCAGCGGAGGAGGCGCAGAGCGTATCGGCGGCGACCGAGGAACAACTGGCATCCATGGAGGAAATTGCTTCCTCAAGTGAAGCTCTGGCTAAGCTGGCCCAGGATCTTAAAACTGCAGTAGCCAGTTTTCGAATATAG
- a CDS encoding bifunctional diguanylate cyclase/phosphodiesterase, which translates to MNWNYAKQFAAHLSLKNLKKVIILFDVFLLCFIWGSLLHKIESERELEINSAVRETANLARAFEEHTLRTIKNADQAAIFLKYQYEREGRNINIPRYKQEGSFAHQPFLLMGIIDENGELAASDQVPFVPSNLKDREHFYVHKASRENQLFISKPVLGRSSGKWALQMTRRIDRPDGGFGGVVVISVDPFYFTDFYKRMDLGRNFSITLVGLDGIVRARQAGQNADLGQDISDSVVMNQLTTNASGYYIANSKVDGIKRIYSYRAFSEYPLAVLVGIDEQEALAGMNQRTKGYYWGCIIATVIIILFGILLIKFITQQRRDREALHQAYEDLEAKVLLRTKELFATNGELAAANEGLQKANRQLAKKTEEIQEIAYSDALTGLPNRLYFNEWIDQEMRKAGRGETAGCVLFIDLDDFKTVNDVLGHSYGDASIVIAGQRIVATAGRDALVARIGGDEFVVILPGLSDREAIAGIAEAIVRELRIDYDVGGECFSMSASIGIARYPQDGHTAEDILKNADNAMYAAKKNDRNSWSFYETYMQKEATAKMVLRNNLRYAIERGELSLKYQPQVTAGTRAIIGFEALLRWDSVEHGPVSPAAFIPVAEQSGLIYDIGAWVLREACSFARRLAMNGHEDVTIAINVSAKQLAADDFIDLVRNTLADTGIKPSQVELEITESLLMNSLEDARCKLDELRSMGVRLALDDFGTGFSSLTYLWNLPVSTLKIDKSFIDLILYDAAKAKIVSTIIHMAHDFDMLVVAEGVEQEQQLCYLNENCCDLIQGYYISKPVSETEAINMLGNH; encoded by the coding sequence ATGAACTGGAATTACGCCAAGCAATTTGCTGCCCATTTATCGCTAAAAAACCTGAAAAAAGTGATTATCCTTTTTGATGTGTTTCTTTTATGCTTTATCTGGGGCAGCCTTTTGCACAAAATAGAAAGCGAGCGGGAGCTTGAAATTAATAGTGCCGTCAGGGAAACGGCCAATTTGGCGCGCGCTTTTGAGGAACACACGCTGCGCACTATCAAAAATGCCGATCAGGCGGCTATATTTCTAAAATATCAGTATGAAAGAGAAGGCAGGAACATTAATATTCCCAGGTATAAGCAGGAGGGCAGCTTTGCCCATCAACCCTTTTTGCTGATGGGCATTATTGACGAAAATGGCGAGCTTGCCGCCAGTGATCAGGTACCGTTCGTTCCCTCCAATTTGAAGGATCGGGAACATTTTTATGTGCACAAAGCTTCACGGGAAAATCAATTGTTCATCAGCAAGCCTGTGCTGGGACGGTCTTCCGGTAAATGGGCGCTGCAGATGACCCGGCGGATTGATCGACCGGACGGCGGTTTCGGCGGCGTAGTGGTGATTTCGGTCGATCCTTTTTATTTTACCGACTTTTATAAACGGATGGACCTGGGCCGGAATTTTTCTATCACGCTGGTCGGCCTTGACGGTATTGTCCGTGCCAGGCAAGCCGGCCAGAATGCCGATTTGGGCCAGGATATCAGCGACAGTGTGGTCATGAACCAATTAACAACTAACGCGTCAGGCTATTATATTGCCAACAGCAAGGTGGACGGTATAAAACGTATCTACAGTTACCGCGCCTTTAGCGAGTACCCTCTGGCGGTGCTGGTCGGCATAGACGAGCAGGAAGCTCTGGCCGGAATGAATCAACGGACGAAGGGCTACTACTGGGGCTGTATCATCGCTACGGTAATCATCATTCTATTTGGTATTCTGCTGATTAAATTCATCACACAGCAAAGACGTGACCGGGAGGCTTTGCATCAGGCTTACGAGGACCTGGAAGCCAAGGTGTTGCTGCGGACCAAGGAACTTTTTGCAACGAACGGGGAACTGGCGGCAGCCAATGAAGGACTGCAAAAGGCTAACCGGCAACTGGCGAAGAAGACGGAGGAAATACAGGAGATTGCCTATTCAGATGCTCTGACCGGCTTGCCGAACCGCTTGTACTTTAATGAGTGGATTGATCAGGAAATGCGAAAGGCCGGCCGCGGAGAAACGGCAGGCTGTGTTTTATTTATCGATTTGGATGATTTTAAGACGGTTAATGATGTACTGGGCCATTCCTATGGCGATGCTTCCATCGTGATAGCCGGACAGCGGATTGTTGCCACCGCCGGCCGTGATGCGCTGGTGGCGCGCATCGGCGGCGATGAATTTGTCGTGATTCTGCCCGGGTTGAGTGACCGCGAGGCTATTGCCGGCATTGCCGAGGCGATTGTCCGGGAACTGAGGATTGACTATGATGTTGGCGGTGAATGCTTTTCCATGTCGGCGAGTATTGGCATAGCCCGCTATCCCCAGGATGGTCATACTGCTGAAGACATATTGAAAAATGCGGATAATGCCATGTATGCGGCGAAAAAGAATGACCGGAATAGCTGGAGTTTCTACGAAACGTATATGCAAAAGGAAGCGACGGCCAAGATGGTACTGCGCAACAACCTGCGATATGCGATTGAACGGGGCGAGCTTTCCTTGAAATATCAACCTCAGGTGACTGCCGGAACTCGTGCTATTATCGGTTTTGAGGCACTGCTGCGCTGGGACAGCGTCGAGCACGGCCCGGTATCGCCGGCGGCGTTCATTCCCGTCGCCGAGCAAAGCGGACTTATCTATGATATCGGGGCCTGGGTGCTGAGGGAAGCCTGCAGCTTTGCCCGGCGCTTGGCGATGAACGGTCATGAGGATGTCACGATTGCCATCAATGTATCGGCCAAGCAGCTTGCCGCCGATGACTTTATTGACCTGGTTCGTAATACTTTGGCGGATACCGGCATAAAACCCAGTCAGGTTGAACTGGAAATTACCGAAAGCCTGCTGATGAATTCCCTGGAAGATGCCAGATGCAAGCTGGATGAGCTGCGGTCAATGGGAGTCCGGCTGGCTTTGGACGATTTCGGAACCGGGTTTTCCTCTTTGACCTATTTATGGAACTTACCGGTCAGCACGTTGAAAATTGACAAATCCTTTATCGATCTTATCTTATATGATGCTGCTAAAGCGAAAATCGTAAGTACCATTATCCATATGGCTCACGATTTTGATATGCTGGTGGTTGCCGAGGGGGTAGAGCAGGAGCAGCAGCTTTGCTATCTGAATGAAAACTGCTGTGATCTAATCCAAGGTTACTACATAAGCAAACCGGTCAGTGAAACAGAGGCTATTAATATGCTAGGTAACCACTGA
- a CDS encoding helix-turn-helix domain-containing protein, producing the protein MDCAKTGQLLYRLRKEKEMTQKQVAELMNISDKAISKWERGLGCPDVSLLPELSQIFGVNIEEILLGHIVQNDLVGGNMKKTQFYSCPQCKNLITATGDAGISCCGKKLEPLTAVKADEHHQLQLEPVEDEWYVSASHEMTKEHYISFAAYVTGDKVFLVKQYPEWNFQFRFHKFGHGKLYFHCSQHGLFYQLI; encoded by the coding sequence ATGGATTGCGCAAAAACAGGCCAATTGCTCTACCGCTTGCGAAAAGAAAAAGAAATGACCCAGAAGCAGGTTGCCGAGCTTATGAATATCAGTGACAAAGCAATCAGCAAATGGGAACGGGGGCTCGGCTGCCCCGACGTGTCCCTGCTGCCCGAACTCTCCCAGATCTTCGGAGTCAATATCGAAGAAATCCTGTTGGGGCATATCGTACAAAATGATCTAGTCGGAGGAAATATGAAAAAAACTCAATTTTATAGCTGTCCACAGTGCAAAAATCTCATTACCGCCACAGGTGATGCCGGTATTTCCTGCTGCGGCAAAAAACTGGAGCCGCTGACGGCGGTCAAAGCGGACGAACATCATCAGCTCCAGTTGGAGCCAGTCGAGGACGAATGGTATGTTTCGGCTTCCCACGAAATGACCAAGGAACATTATATTTCTTTTGCCGCTTATGTGACAGGCGATAAAGTCTTTCTGGTAAAACAATATCCCGAATGGAATTTCCAGTTCCGTTTCCACAAATTCGGCCACGGCAAGCTGTATTTTCATTGCTCGCAGCATGGCTTGTTTTATCAGCTCATCTAA
- a CDS encoding phage tail protein, with amino-acid sequence MEAYVGEIRMFAGSKAPVDWHWCDGSLLDVSTYKPLFDLIGTAYGGDGVKNFALPDLRGRVPVGMGQRSGSAAYVLGQDGGSETVALSVAEMPSHSHAVYASNAAGTTNIPGSNTVWANGGSARPYSTVTDSSPADAVMNAAALASSGGGQVHNNVMPSLAVNFIICLQGYFPAFS; translated from the coding sequence ATGGAGGCATATGTAGGAGAAATACGTATGTTCGCCGGCAGCAAAGCGCCGGTGGACTGGCACTGGTGTGACGGAAGCCTGCTGGATGTTTCGACGTATAAGCCGCTGTTTGACCTGATTGGCACAGCCTATGGCGGTGACGGTGTAAAAAATTTTGCCTTGCCTGATTTGCGGGGGCGGGTGCCGGTGGGGATGGGACAACGGAGCGGCAGCGCCGCGTATGTACTGGGCCAGGACGGCGGCAGTGAGACGGTTGCCCTGTCGGTGGCTGAAATGCCCAGCCATAGTCACGCCGTATACGCGTCAAACGCGGCGGGGACGACGAATATTCCCGGCAGTAATACGGTTTGGGCTAATGGTGGCAGCGCTAGACCTTATTCTACGGTTACGGACTCGTCACCGGCAGATGCTGTCATGAACGCGGCGGCGCTTGCGTCCAGCGGCGGCGGTCAGGTGCATAATAATGTCATGCCATCTTTAGCCGTCAATTTTATCATTTGTCTGCAAGGTTATTTTCCGGCTTTTTCCTGA
- a CDS encoding phage tail protein, translating to MDGFIGEIRLFCGTYEPQGWLFCDGRILNTAPYKLLYAVIGNLYGGSGPNTFALPNFSGRVPVGVGQGDGLTARALNDRFGTVAETLTIQQLPAHNHSVQAKNKVTPVTLSNSPQANIWASGSLSAYTTGAPNAVMADSAVGSFGGAGAHNNLQPCVCVQYMICYDGAYPMPE from the coding sequence ATGGACGGCTTTATTGGCGAGATTCGCTTGTTTTGCGGTACCTATGAGCCGCAAGGGTGGCTCTTTTGTGACGGTAGAATACTGAATACAGCGCCTTATAAACTTTTGTATGCCGTGATTGGCAATCTGTATGGCGGCAGTGGGCCGAACACCTTTGCGTTGCCTAACTTTTCCGGCCGGGTGCCGGTGGGAGTAGGGCAGGGAGACGGCCTGACCGCAAGAGCGTTGAATGACCGCTTCGGCACGGTAGCTGAAACTCTGACTATACAGCAACTGCCGGCGCATAACCATAGCGTGCAGGCTAAGAACAAGGTTACACCGGTGACCTTGTCGAATAGTCCGCAGGCCAATATCTGGGCTAGCGGTTCACTCAGCGCCTATACGACGGGTGCCCCGAATGCGGTGATGGCGGACAGCGCGGTCGGTTCGTTTGGCGGCGCAGGAGCGCACAATAACTTGCAGCCCTGTGTTTGCGTGCAGTATATGATTTGTTATGACGGTGCTTATCCGATGCCTGAATAA
- a CDS encoding phage tail protein codes for MGDFYLGEIRVFPYGKTPQGWLPCDGRMLPITQYTALYSLIWTNYGGDGRSTFALPDLQGRAAVAPQYNPLAGPLFRIGQTAGEESHTLLAGEVPGHTHTAQCSTLPGTTSAVAGAIWAAAATEKTVYGAPASTPVSMNGSAAAAAGGDLAHNNLQPYLALNYCIAVTGIYPPHT; via the coding sequence ATGGGTGATTTTTATCTAGGCGAAATTAGAGTATTTCCTTACGGGAAGACACCGCAAGGCTGGCTTCCCTGTGACGGCAGAATGCTGCCGATCACGCAATACACGGCGTTATACAGTCTTATTTGGACCAATTATGGCGGTGACGGAAGAAGCACTTTTGCGTTGCCGGATCTGCAGGGCAGGGCCGCTGTGGCTCCCCAGTACAATCCGCTAGCGGGCCCCCTGTTTCGGATCGGTCAAACGGCGGGCGAAGAGAGCCATACACTCCTGGCCGGTGAGGTTCCCGGTCATACTCATACGGCGCAGTGCAGCACCTTACCGGGAACTACGTCGGCTGTGGCCGGAGCGATATGGGCGGCGGCCGCGACGGAAAAAACTGTATATGGTGCTCCCGCCAGTACGCCGGTATCGATGAACGGCAGCGCGGCAGCAGCCGCCGGCGGTGATCTGGCGCATAATAACCTGCAGCCCTATTTGGCGTTGAATTATTGTATTGCGGTCACGGGTATATACCCGCCGCATACGTAG